The following proteins are encoded in a genomic region of Syngnathus acus chromosome 22, fSynAcu1.2, whole genome shotgun sequence:
- the LOC119116446 gene encoding NPC intracellular cholesterol transporter 2-like has product MDLRAGVVLVCLMGLTCAELVKYIDCGSSTGKVMTVDISPCPTLPCQLHKGQSYSVNVTFNSAVQSQTSKALVHGVIAGVPVPFPIPIEDGCKSGIQCPIKKQQSYHYKNTLPVKTVYPAIKLVVEWELRDDENQDLFCIKFPVQIV; this is encoded by the exons ATGGATTTGAGAGCTGGTGTTGTTTTGGTCTGCTTGATGGGGCTCACCTGTGCAGAACTGGTCAAATACATAGACTGTG GCTCTTCTACAGGCAAAGTGATGACTGTGGACATTAGTCCTTGTCCCACTCTGCCTTGCCAGCTGCATAAAGGACAGTCCTATAGTGTCAATGTGACATTCAACAGTG CTGTGCAAAGCCAGACAAGCAAAGCCTTGGTCCACGGTGTCATCGCCGGGGTACCCGTCCCCTTCCCGATTCCTATCGAGGATGGCTGCAAGTCTGGAATCCAATGTCCCATCAAGAAGCAGCAAAGCTATCACTATAAGAACACGCTGCCCGTCAAGACTGTGTATCCTGCG ATAAAGCTGGTGGTCGAGTGGGAACTGAGAGATGATGAAAACCAAGATCTGTTCTGCATTAAGTTTCCTGTACAGATTGTTTGA
- the eml5 gene encoding echinoderm microtubule-associated protein-like 5 isoform X7 codes for MNACEEGFATGGRDGCVRLWDLNFKPITVIDLRETEQGYKVARSENSRGLSVRSVCWRGDHILVGTQDSEIFEVVVHDRNKPFLIMQGHCEGELWALAVHPTKPLAMTGSDDRSVRIWSLIDHALIARCNMEEPIRCAAVSTDGIHLALGMKDGSFTVLRVRDMTEVVHIKDRKEAIHELKYSPDGAHLAVGSNDNSVDIYGVVQRYKKVGECIGSNSFITHMDWSTDSKFLQSNDGSGRRLFYRMPSGKEVTNREELKLVQWASWTCVLGPEVNGIWPKYSSVNDINSVDANFNNQVLVTADDYGLVKLLRYPCIKKGAKCKKYLGHSAHITNVRWSHDYQWVISIGGADHSVFQWKFVPERKSKEVLHIAPQETLADSNSEESDSDQSDVPEMDSEIEQETQLTYRRQVYKEDLPQLKEQCKEKDRAIALKKRERAPGSGLKLHFIHGYRGYDCRSNLFYTQTGEIVYHVAAVGIVYNRQQNTQRFYMGHDDDILCLAIHPLKDFVATGQVGRDSCIHIWDPETLKPMSVLKGFHQLGVCSLDFSADGKRLASVGLDDNHTIVLWDWRKGEKLSAMCGSKDKIFVVKINPYLPDKLITAGVKHMKFWHKAGGGLIGRKGSMGKTETMMCAAYGWSEEMVFSGTCTGDICIWRDMFLMKTVKAHDGPVFSMHALEKGFVTGGKDGIVALWDDTFERCLKTYAIKRAVLAPGSKGLLLEDNPSIRAISLGHGHILVGTKNGEILEVDKSGPITLLVQGHMEGEVWGLATHPHLPLCATVSDDRTLRIWDLSPSHCMLAVRKLRKGGRCCCFSPDGKALAVGLNDGSFLIVNADTLEDLVSFHHRKDIITDIKFSPVSGKYLAVASADTFVDIYNVMNSKRVGVCKGCLNSITHLDWDRRGKLLQVNTSAKEQFFFEAPRGKRQTIPVTEVEKVDWCSWTCVLGTSVEGIWPVIGEVTEVTSACLSHEKKVLATGDDLGYIKLFRYPVKGKYAKFKQYVAHSTHVTNVRWSHEDSLLVTAGGGDTCLMIWAHESETHRELRQCDSEESDIESEDDGGYDSDVTKENEINYTIKALSTNMRPMTGVKPHLQLKEPSVDERQGVVRGSRPPVSRALPLPEKLQTNNVGKKKRPIDDLVLDLVFGYRGNDCRNNVHYLNEGADIIYHTASVGIVLNLTTSCQSFYVEHSDDILCLTINQHPKFPNVVATGQVGDTGDMSATSPSIHVWDAMTKQTLSVLRCFHSGGVCSVSFSATGKLLLSVGLDSEHTITIWKWQEGAKVASRMGHTQRIFVTEFRPDSDTLFVSVGIKHVRFWTLAGRALLSKKGVLSSIEDARMQTMLSVAFGANNLTFTGTISGDVCVWKDHILVRIVAKAHTGPVFTMYTTLRDGLIVTGGKERPSKEGGALKLWDQELKRCRAFRLETGQVIDCVRSVCRGKGKILVGTRNAEIIEVGEKNAACNILVNGHMDGPIWGLGTHPTRDVFLSAAEDGTVRLWDIPEKKMLNKVNLGHPACTISYSPEGDMVAIGMKNGEFIILLVASLKIWGKKRDRRSSIQDIRFSPDSRYLAVGSCESAVDFYDLSLGPQLNRINCCRDIPSFVMQMDFSADSMYIQVSTGAYKRLVYEVPSGKQITEQTHIDRITWATWTSVLGDEVVGIWSRNTDKADVTCACVSHSGLNVVTGDDFGMVKLFDFPCPEKFAKHKRFLGHSAHLTNIRITNGDRFVVSAGGDDRSLFVWRCVHAPH; via the exons TAGCTAGAAGCGAAAATAGCAGAG GGCTGTCTGTCCGTAGTGTTTGCTGGCGGGGAGACCACATCCTGGTGGGCACGCAAGACAGTGAGATCTTCGAGGTGGTGGTCCACGACCGCAACAAGCCTTTCCTTATCATGCAGGGTCACTGTGAGGGCGAGCTGTGGGCGTTGGCCGTGCACCCCACCAAGCCTCTTGCTATGACAGGCAGTGACGACCGCTCAGTCAG GATCTGGAGCCTTATCGATCATGCATTAATAGCTCGCTGTAACATGGAGGAGCCGATCCGCTGTGCCGCTGTCAGCACTGATGGCATTCATTTAGCCTTGGGAATGAAGGATGGCTCGTTCACCGTTCTCCGAGTCAG AGATATGACAGAAGTGGTCCACATCAAGGACAGGAAAGAGGCTATCCATGAGCTGAAGTATTCCCCCGATGGTGCCCATTTGGCTGTCGGCTCCAATGACAACTCAGTGGACATTTATGGTGTTGTGCAGAGGTACAAGAAAGTAGGAGAGTGCATTggctccaacagcttcatcaCGCACATGGACTGGTCTACGGACAGCAAGTTCCTCCAGTCGAACGATGGCAGCGGCAGGAGACTCTTTTATAGGATGCCAA GTGGTAAGGAGGTGACCAATAGGGAGGAGCTAAAGTTGGTTCAGTGGGCATCATGGACATGTGTGCTGGGCCCTGAGGTCAACGGAATCTGGCCCAAATATTCTTCTGTCAATGATATTAACTCAGTGGATGCTAACTTCAACAATCAAGTCTTAGTAACAGCCGATGACTACGGATTAGTCAAACTTCTACGATACCCGTGTATAAAAAAAG gtgcaaaatgtaaaaaatatttaggtCACTCGGCTCATATTACCAATGTAAGATGGTCACATGACTACCAGTGGGTGATAAGCATCGGTGGAGCGGATCATTCGGTCTTCCAATGGAAGTTTGTTCCAGAGAGAAAGTCCAAAGAAGTTCTGCATATTGCACCACAAG AGACTTTGGCAGACTCCAACAGCGAAGAGTCAGACTCTGATCAGTCAGATGTGCCTGAGATGGACTCGGAAATCGAGCAGGAGACTCAGCTTACGTATAGAAGACAG GTTTATAAAGAAGACCTACCTCAGCTCAAAGAGCAGTGCAAAGAGAAAGATCGAGCAATCGCGTTGAagaagagagagcgagcgccTGGGAGTGGATTGAAGCTGCATTTTATTCATGG CTACAGGGGCTATGATTGCAGAAGTAATTTGTTCTATACCCAGACCGGTGAAATTGTCTACCATGTGGCCGCTGTTGGGATCGTTTACAACAGACAGCAGAACACCCAAAGGTTCTACATGGGCCACGATGACGATATTCTCTGTCTGGCCATCCATCCCCTCAAGGACTTTGTAGCAACAGGCCAG GTTGGTCGAGATTCCTGCATCCATATATGGGACCCAGAAACATTGAAACCGATGTCTGTGTTGAAGGGTTTTCACCAGCTTGGAGTGTGCTCTTTGGACTTTTCAG CGGATGGCAAGCGCTTGGCCTCAGTGGGCTTGGATGACAATCACACCATTGTGCTTTGGGACTGGAGAAAAGGGGAAAAGCTCTCAGCTATGTG TGGAAGCAAAGACAAGATCTTTGTCGTGAAAATAAATCCCTACCTACCTGACAAGCTCATCACCGCCGGTGTAAAACATATGAAGTTTTGGCACAAAGCTG GTGGTGGACTAATTGGGCGCAAGGGGAGCATGGGCAAGACGGAGACGATGATGTGCGCTGCCTACGGTTGGTCGGAGGAGATGGTCTTCTCGGGCACGTGCACGGGTGATATTTGCATCTGGAGGGACATGTTCTTGATGAAGACCGTCAAAGCCCACGACGGCCCCGTCTTCAGCATGCACGCTCTGGAAAAG GGATTCGTGACCGGAGGGAAGGATGGTATAGTCGCACTCTGGGATGACACGTTTGAAAGATGCCTCAAGACTTATGCCATCAAGAGGGCGGTACTAGCTCCAGGCTCCAAGG GCTTGCTTCTGGAAGACAACCCATCCATACGTGCCATTTCTCTGGGCCACGGCCACATTCTTGTGGGAACGAAGAATGGAGAGATTTTGGAGGTGGACAAAAGTGGGCCCATTACTCTGCTGGTCCAG GGTCACATGGAAGGTGAAGTCTGGGGTCTCGCCACCCATCCCCATCTCCCCTTGTGTGCTACTGTCAGTGATGACAGAACGCTGCGCATATGGGACCTCTCCCCCAGTCACTGCATGTTGGCAGTGCGCAAGCTCAGGAAAG GTGGCCGCTGTTGCTGCTTCTCCCCTGACGGCAAAGCCTTGGCGGTGGGTCTCAACGACGGCAGCTTTCTCATCGTCAATGCAGATACTTTGGAAGACCTTGTGTCCTTCCATCACCGCAAGGACATCATCACGGACATTAAATTTTCTCCAG TTTCTGGCAAGTACCTTGCGGTGGCATCAGCAGACACATTTGTGGATATTTACAATGTGATGAACAGCAAACGGGTTGGAGTATGCAAAGGGTGCCTCAACTCCATCACCCACTTGGATTGGGATAGGAGAG GGAAACTACTTCAAGTCAATACCAGTGCCAAAGAGCAGTTTTTCTTCGAGGCGCCTCGAGGCAAGAGGCAGACTATCCCGGTCACTGAG GTGGAGAAGGTCGACTGGTGTTCGTGGACCTGTGTCCTCGGTACCTCTGTTGAAGGCATCTGGCCTGTGATCGGCGAGGTGACAGAGGTGACCTCCGCTTGTCTTAGTCATGAGAAGAAGGTGCTCGCCACAGGAGACGATTTAGGATACATCAAACTTTTCAGATACCCCGTTAAA GGCAAGTATGCAAAGTTCAAACAGTATGTGGCACACAGCACGCATGTTACAAATGTGCGGTGGAGCCACGAGGACAGTCTATTGGTGACGGCTGGCGGCGGGGATACGTGCCTCATGATCTGGGCCCATGAGTCCGAGACCCACAGGGAGCTCAGACAGTGTGACAGCGAGGAGTCAGACATCGAGAGTGAAGACGATGGAG GTTATGATAGTGATGTCACAAAAGAGAATGAGATCAACTATACCATCAAGGCCTTATCCACCAACATGCGCCCCATGACTGGTGTAAAACCCCACCTGCAATTGAAAGAGCCTTCTGTGGATGAGAG ACAAGGTGTGGTCAG AGGTTCCAG ACCTCCTGTTAGCAGAGCCCTGCCACTGCCCGAGAAGCTGCAGACCAACAATGTCGGCAAAAAGAAGAGACCCATTGAC GACCTGGTGTTGGATCTGGTGTTCGGTTACCGTGGCAACGACTGTCGCAATAACGTGCATTACCTGAATGAAGGGGCGGACATCATTTACCACACGGCCTCGGTTGGCATCGTGCTCAACTTGACCACCT CCTGCCAAAGTTTCTATGTTGAACACAGCGATGACATTCTGTGCCTGACAATCAATCAACATCCGAAATTCCCCAACGTGGTGGCAACTGGCCAAGTAG GTGACACTGGTGATATGTCAG CCACGTCTCCGTCGATTCACGTGTGGGACGCTATGACCAAGCAGACGTTATCGGTACTGCGCTGTTTCCATTCTGGAGGCGTGTGCTCCGTCAGCTTCAGCGCCACGGGCAAGCTTCTTCTGTCTGTGGGCCTGGACTCGGAACACACCATCACCATCTGGAAGTGGCAGGAAG GTGCCAAAGTGGCCAGTCGGATGGGTCACACGCAGAGAATCTTCGTGACTGAGTTCCGTCCAGACTCGGACACTCTTTTTGTTTCAGTGGGAATCAAACACGTGCGCTTCTGGACACTAGCCGGGCGAGCTTTGCTTAGCAAGAAAGGAGTGCTGAGCTCCATCGAGGACGCCCGAATGCAAACCATGCTGTCTGTCGCTTTTGGAGCG aatAACTTAACATTTACAGGTACCATAAGTGGagatgtatgtgtgtggaaaGATCACATTCTTGTAAGGATAGTGGCCAAAGCTCACACGGGCCCCGTGTTCACCATGTACACAACCTTGAGAGATGGCCTCATTGTCACTGGAGGCAAGGAAAGGCC GTCAAAGGAAGGAGGAGCTCTCAAGCTCTGGGATCAGGAGTTGAAACGATGCCGAGCTTTTCGATTAGAAACCGGACAGGTTATTGATTGTGTGCGGTCTGTCTGCAGAGGAAAG GGTAAAATCCTGGTTGGAACCAGGAATGCAGAGATCATTGAGGTCGGGGAGAAGAATGCGGCATGCAATATTTTAGTGAACGGTCACATGGACGGGCCAATTTGGGGATTGGGGACACATCCGACTAGAGATGTCTTTCTGTCTGCTGCGGAGGATGGGACCGTTCGACTATGGGACATTCCGGAGAAG AAGATGCTGAATAAGGTGAACTTAGGTCACCCGGCATGCACCATCAGCTACAGTCCTGAGGGAGACATGGTGGCCATCGGCATGAAGAACGGAGAGTTCATCATCCTGCTGGTTGCGTCTCTCAAAATCTGGGGCAAGAAAAGAGACCGCCGTTCCTCTATCCAGGATATTAG GTTCAGTCCAGATTCCCGCTACCTGGCCGTCGGCTCTTGCGAAAGCGCCGTGGACTTCTACGACCTGTCACTCGGGCCGCAGTTAAACCGCATCAACTGTTGCCGGGACATCCCCAGCTTCGTCATGCAGATGGACTTCTCTGCGGACAGCATGTACATCCAA GTATCCACTGGTGCTTACAAGAGGCTGGTGTATGAGGTGCCGTCGGGGAAGCAGATCACGGAGCAAACCCACATTGACAGAATTACCTGGGCCACCTGGACCAG CGTCCTCGGCGACGAGGTGGTCGGCATCTGGTCGCGGAACACAGACAAAGCAGACGTCACCTGCGCCTGCGTGTCCCACTCAGGCCTTAACGTCGTCACAGGCGATGACTTTGGAATGGTCAAACTCTTTGACTTTCCATGTCCGGAGAAGTTT gcAAAACATAAACGCTTTTTGGGCCATTCGGCTCACTTGACAAATATTCGCATCACAAATGGAGACCGCTTTGTGGTGAGCGCTGGTGGAGATGACCGAAG CCTCTTTGTGTGGAGGTGTGTCCACGCCCCCCATTGA
- the isca2 gene encoding iron-sulfur cluster assembly 2 homolog, mitochondrial: MMRKKSDVLIFSNSVLILFICSVVNKVYGEKKKFLFPFCLLCKMSLGAQAMLSAAKSKVLSLARVSALLGNITTKQCLQRPQRISTVTLRPFSEAVSQQRSELEEKVRLTESCVKRLGEIMVKGEYLRIRVEGGGCSGFQYKFSVDSDRSEDDRVFEQDGVGIVVDQDSLEFVKGSTVDFSQELIRATFQVLKNPRADHGCSCGSSFSVKL; the protein is encoded by the exons ATGATGAGAAAGAAATCAGATGTATTAATATTTTCTAACTCAGTCCTTATATTGTTCATCTGTAGTGTTGTTAATAAAGTTTatggcgagaaaaaaaaatttctatTTCCGTTTTGTTTGTTATGCAAAATGTCACTCGGTGCACAAGCGATGTTATCTGCGGCAAAATCCAAAGTATTGAGCCTTGCAAG GGTTTCTGCTCTCCTCGGTAAcatcacaacaaaacaatgccTTCAACGGCCTCAGCGCATTTCCACTGTGACCCTTCGACCTTTCAGTGAGGCTGTTAGCCAGCAGAGGTCAGAACTTGAAGAAAAGGTCCGTCTCACTGAGTCATGTGTCAAG AGACTTGGTGAGATCATGGTGAAAGGAGAGTACCTGAGAATACGTGTGGAAGGAGGAGGCTGCTCTGGCTTCCAGTACAAGTTCTCAGTTGATTCTGACCGGAGTGAAGATGACAG AGTGTTTGAGCAGGATGGAGTGGGTATTGTTGTGGACCAGGACAGCCTGGAGTTTGTGAAAGGATCCACGGTGGATTTCAGCCAAGAACTCATCCGCGCCACATTCCAGGTGCTCAAGAATCCTCGGGCTGATCACGGCTGCTCTTGTGGCAGCTCCTTCTCTGTCAAACTTTAA
- the LOC119116447 gene encoding GSK3-beta interaction protein: MEVDCQPEDPMVSAFEDECVELCDVKDMRLEADAVVNDVLFAVAQMHVSKNLNNSSDVAYINVETREGNRYCLELTEAGLRVVGYAFNEVDEDLSTQYHETVYSLLDNLSPGYREAFGNALLQRLESLKQNGQ; this comes from the exons ATGGAAGTAGACTGCCAGCCCGAGGACCCCATGGTGTCCGCCTTCGAAGACGAATGTGTAGAGCTGTGCGACGTCAAGGACATGAGACTGGAGGCGGATGCCGTGGTCAACGACGTCCTTTTCGCTGTGGCCCAAATGCACGTGTCCAAAAACCTCAACAATTCATCCGACGTGGCTTATATTAATGTGGAGACTAGAGAGGGCAACCGCTATTGTTTGGAGCTCACAGAAGCAGGACTAAGA GTGGTGGGCTACGCTTTTAACGAAGTGGACGAGGACCTGAGTACTCAGTACCATGAGACAGTTTATTCACTTCTGGACAACTTGAGTCCAGGCTACAGGGAAGCCTTTGGGAATGCTTTGCTGCAGCGGCTTGAAAGTCTCAAACAAAATGGACAGTGA